Proteins from a single region of Diorhabda sublineata isolate icDioSubl1.1 chromosome 2, icDioSubl1.1, whole genome shotgun sequence:
- the LOC130440785 gene encoding mucin-2 encodes MLLTVKMPIKGLLLMFLGICLGYGSAKGQDYIYTGHQNRGGFIPYQQNQNQYINPSEIIPFRQTPAGFQPLDPPEHGSYLHPDLQTSDLPVHLRQTLPQYRFPSTPRTQVINFPHNPTNPYDQFSYQNNNQNINSQRLIGSASSFQQRTPQNIQYQDSTNLKPTTLRPNYSHLFSKTHNRDPSQTETFLGEITIQSPVDPPVHYDDFRPSRTYPEKTEEELEDQLQENVGNSIGGRKTFLNHRSRIVAPDANQPTNKASVNQYFVDTNGEVYTPANSEITFPTTQTHTSSERRSVNRVKTKKTVSKRPKSVDLEPLLEEPLKYNYGSNNDDEVEIIKSSNTSHEYLHPRESTYETNTNEPFDSTEYFSEEMYSNEDLGEEGHVGNYIHGNDHSFEDESVLKEHDEELTTSSKISSQESSSVEATKGSIFEAAPPSVEIFKTNEPELITSVVTSKTVINNTILPSVTPNPVKSSTDPELLVENTTDTWVVVASVQTSRSVSGARYLPSSIVEQDVRVKLLNEHLEEEHHTTLKPSQPEEDSYEELTTNTEEITTPTPSKLKTSTESLNDILDRVQSDLSSGVLTGGLGNNIAVIKEQVPEKVELEDISTSTTTKAPYPQVNIRKYSPNNRRTTTRRPRPRPSTKSKKPFDINQPQGDQPKKTDDIVAFLSPGYKLNASDERSSKLLEEILSKAKYAKTTEKKLNISSITQQRNETGDKNGSNIFENTKDKNITKLSPPAPIQLTSTTSSNLSKQTILDDVSKFLPPGYKLPESDDKTTETTIFKVDDISKFLPPGYKLPKTEDKPTTEKSKENTKADDISKFLPSGYKAPKYKSTTESSIFKNTKLDDIANFLPPGYKLPENSEKTTESGIFISDDISKFLPPDYKLPKSDDKSTTESSIFKNTKLDDISKFLPPGYKAPKYKSTTESSIFKNTKLDDISKFLPPGYKLPKYSTENPKEATTIEGLNLKPVDLSALLPPGFKPSENDTLPINLLPIGFNSSTESPKTSKPSGVKVVFPSRPGGGTRKSSSRTTHKPVYDEPPKNTPPTIRKGLPSRATTEFTGWPTPSTTPISIEKLLEAAKAATSSTTRTIETTVSTTTTTTTTTTTTPKPTTPGICVNECDLAATIKLIAGVKWVPELLDRNTKEWQVLANEVESQLDYVYSSSSLLNRWYKKIRIDGFSEGSVLVDYLVELNELGRRVDTQEIKRLFHESLDDALSTLGGSNREAKSLNESIKLEGKLSLGNFVVDPAYTDFLVLPKQVYPTVGYAENDVLLPQWAIAVIVIGLASLLFVIIFGVTVLVNRQKNNKKKAPTPLTEGMLNELNKNHMGGIDNYGAEDLYNMEDVWNERGYDQKPPKKRSNGSIHDNSMSNLYDSWRSEWNGYYYNAYYGNPGSSHSGYNGRRRSDYDTNF; translated from the exons GCCAGGACTATATTTATACAGGACATCAGAATAGGGGAGGGTTTATTCCCTATCAACAAAACCAGAATCAGTATATCAACCCGTCAGAAATTATCCCTTTCCGACAGACACCGGCTGGATTTCAACCACTAGACCCTCCTGAACACGGAAGTTATTTACATCCTGATCTACAAACATCGGACCTGCCGGTACATCTAAGACAGACTTTACCCCAGTATAGATTTCCTTCCACCCCTAGAACGCAAGTGATTAAT TTTCCACATAACCCAACGAATCCATACGACCAGTTCTCTTACCAgaacaacaatcaaaacatcAATTCACAAAGATTAATTGGTTCCGCATCTTCATTTCAACAACGGACacctcaaaatattcaataccaAGATTCTACGAACTTGAAACCGACAACGCTGAGACCAAATTATTCTCACCTGTTTTCGAAAACTCATAATAGGGATCCATCGCAAACGGAAACGTTTTTGGGTGAAATTACAATACAAAGTCCTGTAGATCCACCAGTCCATTACGATGATTTTAGACCTAGTAGAACTTATCCAgaaaaaactgaagaagaattggaagaCCAGTTACAGGAAAATGTTGGAAATTCGATAGGAGGAAGAAAAACATTCTTGAATCATAG ATCGAGAATCGTCGCCCCCGATGCTAATCAACCAACTAACAAAGCATCCGTAAATCAATACTTCGTAGACACCAACGGGGAAGTTTATACTCCAGCTAATTCCGAAATAACTTTTCCCACGACACAGACACACACATCTTCGGAACGAAGATCGGTGAATAGAGTCAAAACGAAAAAAACTGTATCAAAACGACCGAAATCTGTGGATTTGGAACCGCTTTTAGAAGAACcactaaaatataattatggtAGTAATAACGATGACgaagttgaaataataaaatcatcaaatacATCTCACGAATATCTTCATCCTCGTGAAAGTACCTACGAAACTAATACTAACGAACCGTTTGATAGTACTGAATACTTTTCAGAAGAAATGTATTCCAATGAAGATTTAGGTGAAGAAGGTCATGTCGGGAACTATATTCATGGTAATGATCACAGCTTCGAAGACGAGTCAGTTTTGAAAGAg caCGATGAAGAGCTTACCACGAGTTCCAAAATCTCCTCGCAAGAATCTTCTTCCGTTGAAGCTACCAAAGGTTCAATTTTTGAAGCTGCACCTCCATcagttgaaatattcaaaacaaatgaACCGGAACTAATTACGTCTGTAGTAACAAGTAAAACGGTCATTAACAATACTATATTACCATCAGTAACTCCGAATCCAGTAAAAAGTAGTACCGATCCTGAACTCTTGGTGGAAAATACGACAGACACTTGGGTCGTCGTGGCGTCTGTTCAAACGAGCAGGAGTGTTTCAGGAGCAAG GTACTTACCATCTTCAATAGTTGAACAAGATGTAAGAGTGAAACTTTTAAATGAACATTTGGAAGAAGAACATCATACTACACTAAAACCTTCACAACCTGAAGAAGATTCATATGAGGAATTGACTACAAACACAGAAGAAATTACCACACCCACTCCatctaaattaaaaacatcaaCTGAGAGTCTTAACGATATATTAGACAGAGTACAATCAGATTTGTCCAGTGGAGTATTGACAG GTGGTTTGGGAAACAACATAGCAGTCATCAAAGAACAAGTACCTGAAAAAGTTGAATTGGAGGATATAAGTACTTCAACTACAACCAAAGCTCCTTATCCGCAagtaaatattcgaaaatattcaccAAATAATAGGAGAACGACTACAAGacgaccaagaccaagaccgaGTACGAAATCTAAGAAACCTTTCGATATAAACCAACCGCAAGGAGATCAGCCGAAGAAGACTGATGATATTGTAGCATTTTTATCGCCAGGATATAAGTTAAACGCAAGTGATGAAAGAAGCTCAAAGTTGCTAGAAGAAATACTGAGCAAGGCAAAGTATGCTAAAACGACagaaaagaaattgaatattaGTTCAATTACTCAACAACGTAATGAGACTGGAGACAAAAATGGAAgtaacatttttgaaaacacgaaagataaaaatataactaaattatCTCCACCGGCTCCCATCCAGTTGACGTCAACGACATCGAgtaatttatcaaaacaaacaATACTTGACGACGTGTCTAAATTTCTACCACCTGGGTATAAGTTACCTGAAAGTGATGATAAAACAACCGAAACTACAATTTTTAAAGTTGATGATATATCCAAATTTTTACCTCCAGGTTATAAACTGCCTAAAACTGAAGATAAACCAACTACCGAAAAGAGCAAAGAAAATACTAAAGCTGACGACATATCCAAGTTTCTACCTTCTGGGTACAAAGCACCAAAATACAAATCAACAACGGAAAGTAGCATATTCAAAAATACCAAGCTGGATGATATTGCTAACTTCCTTCCTCCTGGTTATAAATTACccgaaaatagtgaaaaaacaACCGAGAGTGGCATATTTATATCTGacgatatatcaaaatttttacctcCAGACTACAAATTACCAAAATCTGACGATAAATCAACTACCGAAAGCagtatattcaaaaatactaaaCTCGATGACATATCTAAATTTCTACCACCTGGTTACAAAGCACCGAAATATAAATCAACAACGGAAAGTAGtatattcaaaaacacaaaactgGATGATATTTCTAAGTTTCTTCCTCCTGGTTATAAGTTACCAAAGTATTCTACAGAGAATCCGAAAGAGGCAACGACAATTGAAG GTTTGAATCTTAAGCCGGTGGATTTATCTGCACTCCTCCCACCAGGATTCAAACCATCGGAAAACGATACTCTTCCAATAAATCTTCTACCCATAGGATTCAATTCATCAACAGAATCGCCAAAAACAAGCAAGCCATCAGGCGTTAAAGTTGTATTTCCATCAAGACCTGGAGGTGGAACTCGAAAATCGTCCAGCCGCACCACACATAAGCCAGTATACGACGAACCTCCAAAAAATACTCCTCCTACCATTCGTAAAGGATTACCGTCGag agCGACAACTGAGTTCACGGGATGGCCGACGCCATCAACGACTccaatttcaattgaaaagCTGCTCGAAGCCGCTAAAGCTGCTACTTCTAGTACAACGCGTACTATTGAAACAACAGTTTCGACAACTACAACAACCACCACTACAACAACGACAACACCTAAGCCCACAACTCCTGGAATATGCGTCAATGAGTGTGATCTTGCCGctacaattaaattaatagcTGGAGTTAAGTGGGTACCGGAATTATTAGATAGAAATACCAAAGAGTGGCAAGTACTTGCCAATGAAGTTGAAAGCCAA ctTGACTATGTTTACAGCTCATCTTCTCTACTCAATAGATGGTACAAAAAAATTAGGATCGACGGCTTtag tgaAGGTAGCGTACTGGTTGACTATCTCGTAGAACTAAATGAGTTGGGAAGACGTGTCGATActcaagaaataaaaagattattCCATGAATCTTTAGATGACGCCCTATCGACTTTAGGAGGTTCTAATAGAGAAGCAAAGTCTCTTAATGAGTCAATTAAATTAGAGGGAAAATTGTCTTTGGGAAATTTTGTAGTGGATCCAGCTTACACAGACTTTCTAG tgttACCAAAACAGGTGTACCCTACAGTGGGTTATGCAGAAAATGATGTACTTCTACCCCAATGGGCAATTGCAGTTATCGTCATAGGACTTGCTTCACTTCtatttgtcattatttttgGGGTTACAGTG ttggTTAATAGacagaaaaataacaaaaagaaagcTCCAACACCTCTAACAGAAGGAATGTTGAATGAATTGAACAAAAACCATATGGGAGGTATTGACAATTATGGTGCAGAAGATCTTTACAACATGGAAGATGTGTGGAACGAGAGAGGATACGATCAAAAACCGCCTAAAAAG AGATCTAATGGATCAATCCATGACAATAGTATGTCTAACCTATATGACAGTTGGCGATCAGAATGGAATGGATACTACTACAATGCTTATTACGGCAACCCCGGTAGCAGCCATAGTGGTTACAATGGAAGAAGAAGATCGGATTATGACACAAATTTTTAa